A DNA window from Setaria viridis chromosome 2, Setaria_viridis_v4.0, whole genome shotgun sequence contains the following coding sequences:
- the LOC117844205 gene encoding uncharacterized protein: MKTNTHGPRSHCKVKAVAASARDTICSKGSKKDYYKVLSLEHPAAVGAEEIKRAYRRLALCYHPDVCPPSRRAQSTELFVELRRAYETLSDPAQRVRYDAEMRATGEDGAAARPGGGVEFPRDVWEAQLCELRARSEQRQRARRGGVPIRRQPV; this comes from the coding sequence ATGAAGACCAATACACATGGCCCGAGGAGCCACTGCAAGGTAAAGGccgtggcggcgtcggcgagagATACCATCTGCTCGAAGGGCAGCAAGAAGGACTACTACAAGGTGCTGTCGCTGGAGCACCCGGCGGCCGTGGGCGCGGAGGAGATCAAGCGCGCGTACCGGCGGCTGGCGCTGTGTTACCACCCCGACGTGTGCCCGCCGTCGCGGCGCGCCCAGTCCACGGAGCTCTTCGTCGAGCTGCGGCGAGCGTACGAGACGCTCTCCGACCCGGCGCAGAGGGTACGGTACGACGCGGAGATGAGAGCGACCGGGGAGGACGGTGCGGCAGCGAGGCCTGGTGGTGGTGTTGAGTTTCCGAGGGACGTGTGGGAGGCGCAGCTGTGCGAGCTGCGGGCGCGCTCCGAGCAGCGGCAGAGGGCGAGGCGCGGTGGCGTCCCGATCCGCCGTCAGCCGGTCTGA